One part of the Thermoplasmata archaeon genome encodes these proteins:
- a CDS encoding molybdenum cofactor guanylyltransferase, with the protein MDTALILAGGESARFGRPKALVDVGGKPMVSRVFDAVQPLAGEVIVAVADAGMAAAMKPTVPLVKFAVDRRRGVGPIEGLARGFSVALGDRVLVAPCDAPLLRAEMYRLLLTDLGDHDVAVPRLDVLDPVRAVYRKTAVLRILAKATEPVPSPSALVDRLDAVFVSEERLRSVDPRLDSFLDVNTHADLDQALRRMKTPAD; encoded by the coding sequence ATGGACACGGCCCTCATCCTCGCGGGCGGGGAATCCGCCCGATTCGGAAGGCCGAAGGCCCTCGTGGACGTCGGCGGCAAACCGATGGTGTCTCGGGTGTTCGACGCCGTCCAACCCCTCGCCGGGGAAGTCATCGTGGCGGTCGCTGACGCGGGCATGGCGGCCGCGATGAAACCCACGGTACCCTTAGTGAAATTCGCGGTCGACCGCCGGCGCGGGGTGGGCCCGATCGAAGGACTTGCTCGCGGCTTCAGCGTCGCGCTCGGAGATCGGGTCCTCGTCGCACCCTGCGACGCTCCCCTGTTGCGCGCCGAAATGTATCGACTGCTGCTCACGGACCTCGGAGACCATGACGTAGCCGTGCCCCGGTTGGACGTCCTCGATCCGGTTCGAGCCGTCTACCGGAAGACCGCGGTCCTGCGGATTCTCGCGAAGGCAACGGAGCCGGTGCCGTCCCCGTCGGCCCTGGTCGATCGACTCGACGCGGTCTTCGTGAGCGAAGAGCGGTTGCGGTCTGTCGATCCGCGACTCGACTCGTTCCTCGATGTGAACACGCACGCGGACCTGGACCAAGCCCTCCGGAGGATGAAGACACCCGCGGACTAG
- a CDS encoding zf-TFIIB domain-containing protein — MTKKIREARECPKDWTPLRKEPRQTHLRTVETDVCPTCGGLFLDRGEIRTLTGSRSLNRLLTKKLGLDSDSQLVCPNCGGLMDGEDIEDIRVDVCLDCNGVWLDAGELDRLAAMDDATFREYTPEKIEELLKAKEIRRGEHRKAVLSLFRGLRRP; from the coding sequence GTGACCAAGAAGATCCGCGAGGCGCGGGAGTGCCCCAAAGATTGGACTCCCTTACGGAAGGAACCGCGGCAAACGCACCTCCGGACCGTGGAGACGGACGTGTGCCCGACTTGCGGTGGGCTGTTCCTCGACCGAGGGGAAATCCGGACGTTGACAGGCAGCCGGAGTCTGAACAGACTACTCACGAAAAAACTGGGCCTCGATTCCGACAGCCAGCTCGTTTGCCCGAACTGCGGCGGCCTGATGGATGGCGAGGACATCGAGGACATCCGCGTGGACGTGTGCCTCGACTGCAACGGGGTCTGGCTCGACGCCGGCGAGCTGGATCGGCTTGCGGCGATGGATGACGCCACGTTCCGCGAATACACGCCTGAAAAGATCGAGGAACTCCTAAAGGCCAAAGAAATCCGGCGTGGGGAGCACCGCAAGGCCGTCCTGAGTCTGTTCCGAGGGCTCCGACGACCATAG
- a CDS encoding fumarylacetoacetate hydrolase family protein, translating into MKLVTFSRGGSAPRLGAVVGPWDRWEWIADLSAADAAIPSDTLGFIDACPDLTGDIWDRAHRILSEAERIVSDPPPWAFRPPDVRIHPPILPRLLRDFLAFRAHVARTRAAAWTSIPPEWNWMPGYYNGNHLNIVGTGEEVGPMRYEMFDGKTPRLILSPKMDYEAEIGFVLGKGGREIDAMRAPAHLFGVTIFNDFSARDIQVTAGKIGMGPAPGKDWANALGPAIVTRDEFGELRDQAVVVRVNNEERLRDRYRNMVFENPWAKEGPRALWSFPEMVEFASRFQPIQAGEVWGSGTIPGGCEFERGDRARYLMPGDRVEIEIEGIGVLANSIART; encoded by the coding sequence ATGAAGCTCGTCACCTTCTCCCGCGGCGGCTCCGCTCCCCGACTCGGAGCCGTCGTCGGGCCCTGGGACCGCTGGGAGTGGATCGCAGACCTCTCGGCAGCCGACGCCGCCATCCCGTCGGACACCCTCGGGTTCATCGACGCCTGTCCGGACCTGACCGGGGACATCTGGGACCGCGCCCATCGAATCCTCTCTGAGGCCGAACGGATCGTGTCGGATCCGCCTCCGTGGGCCTTCCGACCCCCCGACGTCCGGATCCATCCGCCGATCCTGCCCCGCCTCCTGCGAGACTTCCTTGCGTTCCGTGCCCATGTGGCCCGCACACGGGCGGCCGCGTGGACGTCGATCCCGCCGGAATGGAACTGGATGCCCGGCTACTACAATGGAAACCACCTGAACATCGTCGGGACGGGGGAAGAGGTCGGGCCGATGCGCTACGAGATGTTCGACGGCAAGACGCCCCGGCTCATCCTCTCGCCGAAGATGGACTACGAGGCAGAAATCGGTTTCGTCCTGGGCAAGGGCGGTCGGGAGATCGATGCGATGAGGGCCCCTGCGCATCTGTTCGGCGTCACGATTTTCAACGACTTCTCGGCGCGTGACATCCAAGTTACGGCCGGGAAGATCGGGATGGGTCCCGCTCCGGGAAAGGACTGGGCGAACGCCCTCGGACCCGCCATCGTGACCCGCGACGAGTTCGGGGAGCTGCGGGACCAAGCCGTTGTGGTCCGCGTGAACAATGAGGAGCGGCTGCGCGACCGCTATCGCAACATGGTCTTCGAGAACCCGTGGGCGAAGGAAGGTCCGCGCGCCTTGTGGTCGTTCCCCGAGATGGTCGAGTTCGCCTCGCGTTTCCAACCGATCCAAGCAGGCGAGGTGTGGGGGAGCGGGACGATTCCAGGCGGCTGCGAGTTTGAGCGAGGCGACCGGGCGAGGTACCTGATGCCCGGAGACCGAGTCGAGATCGAAATCGAGGGAATCGGCGTCTTGGCGAACTCCATCGCGCGGACGTGA
- a CDS encoding homogentisate 1,2-dioxygenase: MVMIVKKGTLPPTPHTEFYAIPDVLAREEIHGSYGFSGAWSRKVHVRFYPTEQVQPPRKGDFDLVPEFPPEADVLQPYHIYTGRMPFERDAIRSRKPVVHGPRTTLSISKPAESMPPDTFFRNGERHEVYFVQEGEGVVRSEYGDLTFRKDVYVVIPKGTTYRVELTSPKAWFLLVESIYPVNFAPHYFNKEGQATLMSPVVETEIETPVLPPFQDERGEFPIDVRHTGGKVTRLTLGHHPFDLAGWEGALYPYVFDIKSHHGIAREIHTAPPMHQTFQAGNVPHSGFSLCSFVPVMAGWHPQEVPAPYAHFNVDSDELMFFCNPFYGAREGVVEEGSFTFHPGATPHSPQGNAAQKSLAGRGKLQGRLAVMLDTYFESMRITTHGYAFRDPEYVLSWDESRVHAPKGEGWESPSA, translated from the coding sequence ATGGTGATGATCGTCAAGAAGGGGACGCTCCCGCCGACACCGCACACGGAATTCTATGCGATCCCCGACGTCCTCGCGAGGGAGGAGATCCATGGCAGCTACGGTTTCAGCGGCGCCTGGTCGCGGAAGGTCCACGTCCGGTTCTATCCGACGGAGCAGGTCCAGCCCCCGCGCAAGGGGGACTTCGATCTCGTCCCAGAGTTCCCTCCCGAGGCCGACGTGCTCCAGCCATACCACATCTACACGGGCCGCATGCCCTTCGAGAGAGACGCGATCCGCTCCCGCAAGCCGGTCGTCCACGGCCCGCGCACGACGCTGTCGATCTCAAAGCCCGCGGAGTCGATGCCGCCGGACACGTTCTTTCGGAACGGCGAGCGGCACGAGGTCTATTTCGTGCAGGAAGGCGAGGGCGTCGTGCGGTCGGAGTACGGCGACCTGACGTTCCGCAAGGACGTCTACGTCGTGATTCCGAAGGGCACGACGTACCGCGTCGAGCTGACGTCGCCGAAGGCATGGTTCCTCCTCGTCGAGTCGATCTATCCGGTCAACTTCGCGCCCCACTATTTCAATAAGGAAGGCCAGGCCACCCTGATGTCGCCCGTCGTGGAGACGGAGATCGAGACGCCGGTCCTACCGCCGTTCCAGGACGAGCGCGGCGAATTCCCAATCGACGTGAGACACACCGGCGGCAAGGTCACGCGGCTCACGCTCGGCCACCATCCGTTCGACCTTGCGGGCTGGGAGGGCGCCCTCTATCCGTACGTCTTCGACATCAAGAGCCACCACGGGATCGCGCGGGAGATCCACACGGCGCCGCCGATGCACCAGACGTTCCAGGCGGGCAACGTGCCGCACAGCGGCTTCTCCCTCTGTTCGTTCGTGCCCGTCATGGCCGGATGGCATCCGCAGGAGGTCCCCGCGCCGTACGCCCACTTCAACGTCGACTCCGACGAGCTCATGTTCTTCTGCAATCCGTTCTACGGAGCGCGGGAGGGCGTCGTCGAGGAAGGCTCGTTCACATTCCATCCGGGCGCGACGCCGCACAGTCCGCAAGGCAACGCGGCGCAGAAGTCCCTCGCCGGCCGCGGAAAATTGCAAGGCCGCCTCGCGGTCATGCTCGATACCTACTTCGAGAGCATGCGCATCACGACCCACGGCTACGCGTTCCGGGACCCGGAGTACGTCCTGAGCTGGGACGAGAGCCGCGTGCACGCGCCGAAAGGCGAAGGCTGGGAATCGCCGTCCGCGTGA